DNA sequence from the Gordonia polyisoprenivorans genome:
CTCGGCTCCGCTCCGCTCGGCGAGATGGCGGCCCAGTGGGCTGGCCGCGACACCCGCCGACCACACCTTGCACTGGCTCTCGATGCGTCGGGTGGTGCCGTCGGGGTCTTTGACCACCAGCCCATCGTAGTCCATGTCGACCACCATCGATCCCAGTTGGACGTCGACTCCCAGTGAGCGCAAACGCTTTTCGGCCCGCCCCCCGAGCTTGCGCCCGAACGGCGGAAGCACCGACGGCGCGGCGTCGAGCAGGATGACCCGCGCCTGCGTCGGATCGATGGAGTCGAACGCGCCGCGTAGCGTCTTGGCCGCCATCTCCGCGATCTGCCCGGCCATCTCCACCCCGGTGGCACCGGCGCCGACCACCACGAAGGTCAGCAGGCGGGCGCGCTCGTCGGGATCGGTGGACAACTCGGCCTGTTCGAAGGCGCCGAGGATACGTCCGCGGAGTTCGAGGGCGTCGTCGATGGTTTTGAGACCGGGCGCGAATTCCGCGAAATGGTCGTTGCCGAAATAGGATTGGCCGGCACCCGCGGCGACGATCAGACTGTCGTAACCGGTGATGAGTTCGCGGTCGAGGAGGCGTGAGGTGACCCTGCGCTGCTGGAGGTCGATGCTCTCCACGTCGCCGAGGACGACCCGCGCGTTGCGCTGATTGCGCAGGATGACCCGGATCGGCGGGGCGATCTGGCCCTGCGAGATGAGGCCGGTGGCCACCTGGTACAGCAGCGGCTGGAACAGGTGGTGGGTGGTGCGGGCGATGACGGTGACGTCGACATCGGCGTGGGCGAGTCGCCGGGCCGCGGCGAGCCCGCCGAAGCCCGAGCCGATGATCACCACGCGGTGGCGGCCGGTCTCCGCGGAGGATGCGGCAGCGGTGGAGTGGGCGGCATCGGTGGGTTGTGAGTGGGCCATGGCACGTTCCTTTGTCGGGGATCGACACCCAGGCGGACGATGTCTCCGAACGTGCTCCTTGCCGGTCGATTCCGGCTGCGCCAGTCGCACTGCCGAGGTTAGCGCACGGCGACGCCCGGCGCGAGGACTTTGTCGAACTCGGGCTCAGGTGAGGGCGCGCATGGCGCGGTCGGCGACCGCCGGTGAGAGGTAGTCGAGGACGGGCAGCACCGCTCGCAGGGCCGCGGGCGCGACCTCCTCGGGCTGGTGGGTGATCGCGCGGACGATCCAGTTCGCCGCCTCGGTCACATCCAGCGCATGGAGGTCGTCGTATTCCGCTGTGGGAGCGATCATCTCGGTCCGCACCAGGGGGTAGTAGACGTTGGTGGCGCAGACGCCCGGGTGGGGGCGTTCGGCGTTGAGGCTGCGTCCGAAGATCCCGAGGGCGTTCTTGGACGCGGCGTAGGCGGAAAAGCGTGGGAACGTCCCCGCCATCAGGCCCCAGGTGCAGATGTTCACGATCTGACCGGATCCGCGTTCGACCATGCCGGGCAGCAGGCCCAGCGAGAGTTGGACGGCGGCAAAGTAGTTCAGTGACATCGTGCGCTGATAGTCGTGCAGCCGCTCGGTGGAGTCGAGGATCGACCGCCGGATCGAGCGGCCCGCGTTGTTCACCAGGACGTCGATCCGCGCATCACCGAGTTCGTCGAGAAGCGCCGCCACGCCGGCCTCGTCGGACAGGTCGGCGACGATGTGGTCGCACCCGGTCTCCGACGCCAGCAACCGCAGTTCGTCGGAGCGTCGGGCGACGGCGACGAGATGGGCGCCGCGCGCGGTGAGCGCACGGACCGCCTCCCGCCCGATCCCCGCCGAGGCGCCGGTCACCAGCACGGTCAGGCCGGAGACGTCGCGACCGGGTCCGGACACCACGTTCTCCACCGCACCCGGCAGCAGCGACCGCCGCTGCGCCAGGTCGAACAGCGCCGCGGCGACATCCACCACGCGCGCCTACCCCGCGAGCGCCGAGCGCAGCTTGGCGTCGGTGTGCTTGATCGCCTGGGCCGCGAACGGATCCATGATCGCGCCCAGCGCCTTTCCGGCCAGGCCGCCGGGCAGGATGTACTCGAATTCGGCGTCGACCGTGGTGCCGCCGTCCGCGAGGTCGGCGAAGCGCCAGGTGGTGTTGGCCTGGAAGCCCTCGATGGCCTTGAGCACGATGAGTTCGTTCTCGACCCACTCGATGGTCTCGATGGTGGACTTCAGGGTCTTCGGGCCCGCTTTGATCGCGACGTCGAAGACCGATCCCTTACCGCTGGTCTGATCTGTCCGGGGGGTGAACTTGTGAATCCCGAACATGTACTCGGGAACGTTCTCGTAGTCGTTGATGTAGGCGAACACGCGATCGCGTGCCACCTCGATCGTGGACGAATGACGCACCACACTCATCGTTGTTGAACCTCCCCTGTCGACGTGAGCCGCGACCCGCCGACGGCGGCAGGTCGTGCAGCCCACAGTAGGCGGTCGGCGCGCAGGCCCGGCACACAGCCCACCGGCCCAGCGTGGCGCGGCAGACGGGTGTGGACGCGACGTCATAATCGAGGGCATGCGTTCGAGAGGGAAGATCATCGACGCGACGCTCGGCCTGATCGCCGCAGAAGGTTTTGCCGGGGCCAGTATCGCGGCCGTCGCCGCGTCGGCGGGCGTGTCGAGGCAGACGGTGTACTCGATCTTCGGTTCCCGGGAGGATCTCGTCTCCCAGGCGCTCAGTGAACTCGCGATCACCGCGATGGGTGCCATTCACGCGCGGCTCGAGGGCATCACCGATCTGACCGACTATCTCGTCGAATTCATCGTCGCGGGCCGTTCGATGGCCGCGGCCGATCCGGCTCTGTCGATGCTCATGACCTCGCAGGAAAGCCATCCGTTCTTCGACTCCGGCGCGATGTCGAGGACCCGCGAGGTCGCCGCGCAGATCCTGCAGCCGATCATCGTCGCGGCCCCGCAGTACGCACCGCATGTCGATGACATCGTCGACATGACGGCCCTGCTGAGTCTGTCGCTGGTCGTCGTCGACGACGCCGACCGCACCGATGCCGAATTGCGCACGTTCCTCGACCGCTGGCTGCGGCCCGCCCTCGAGGCCATGCCCGCCGCGGCGGCGTCGGCGCCCTCAGATGAGTGAGCCGACGTCGGCGGCGACGATGCGGTCCAGTGCGCGTTCGGCGACTGCGGCGATGGTCATCGACGGGTTGCACGCGGCGCACGTGCCGGGCATCAGCGCACCGTCGACGACGTAGAGCCCGCGCTGGCCGTGTACCCGACCTTCCAGGTCGCATACGGTGCCCATGGATGCGCCGCCGAGGGGATGCCAGGTCGACGGGAACACCGCGGTGGTGTCGATCAGGGTGGAGTCCGGCCCGGCGATGCGGTTCACCGCCGGGGTGATGTGGCGGGTTTGGAGCACCGAGTCCCCTTCGTGCGGCCACTGCAGGACCGCTTGGTCGGTGGCGCCGTCATAGGTGAAGTGCCCGCGCCCGGCGCTGACGCCGTAGGCGACCATCATCGTGGAGTGGGCGTCGACCGGGATCGGCGGGATGGACGCCTGGATCACGGTGAACGCGTGCTGCGGGTCGGACCAGTTGAGGCTGCCGTAGACGACCGGGCCTCCTTGTGCCGCACCGAAATCGGCGGTCGGGGCGTTCCATATGTAGATCCGGTCGGCGTTGGTACCCCAGCCGGTGCCGAGCGCGTCGGGGAGGTCGGTGATCGCCCCGATCGCCTGGGCGCGCACCAGCATTCGGGTGGTGTTCATCGAGCCGGCGGCGAGGAACAACGCCGGGGTGGACATGATCACGGTCTCGAGAACCCGGCCGGTCTCATCGGTCCGGTTCGCCGTCACGCGCCAGCGGCCGGTCGGTTCGCGGTGAATCTCGGTGACGTCGTGCAGGATTCGGGCGTCGAGGAGTCCGGTTTGTTCCGCCTGCGCCAGGTAGGTGACGTCGACGCTGTGTTTGCCGCCGTTGTTGACGCCGATCGCACCGTCGCCGTTGGTGTAGGAGGGGCGCATCTTCCCGGCGACCTCGGCCAATGCATAGTTCCAGTCGATCGGCATCGGGATCTTCTGCAGCGGCAGTCCGGCGCGCCGCACATGGGCGGCGAACTCGCGGACGACACGGTAATTGGGGGTGCGTATCAGCGCGTCGGGGGCCACCTGCGCACCGAGCATGCGTGCGACCCGCGGGTAGTAGGTGCCGTTCATCGACGGCCAGTCGAGGCCAGCGGGGAAGTGTGCGCTGAACACCTCTTCCGACGGTTGCAGGGTCATACCCTGATAGACCAGTGAGCCCCCGCCCCAGCCGGCGGCGACCATGGGTGTCATGTTCTGTCCGGCAATCGATTCGAACAGTCCCACATAGGGTTCCACCGACAGCGGACGGCCGAAGACCTGTGGTGTCGACTGGTGCCAGAGGATGCGCTTGTCGGGATGGGTCGCGCTCGGGAACGTCGTCGAGTTCGGTCCGGTCGGCCAGCGTCGTCCGCGTTCGAGGACGACCACCGGCACCCCGGCGCGGGTCAGCCGTAAGGCCGTGACTCCCCCACCGAATCCGGAGCCGATCACCACGACGCGGTGTTCCTCGCGAGTGGTCGGGACGCCTCGGGCCGGCGTCGCGAAGCCGCGGCCGACCCCTGCGGTGGAGGCGATCACCCCGGTGACCCCGGCACCGACGGCACCGGTGAGCACCTGACGGCGAGAGAATGTGCGCATGAAACCCCTGTCGGACAACAACGTCGAGTGTTGCGAGAAAACTAGACAGTAATTCCAGATTGTGTCAAGAACTTGTGTGTAAGCGGTGGTCAGCCGCCGACGACGAGCGAGATCTTGCGCAGCAACGCCGCGAGCGTCGCCCGTTCCCGCTCGGTCAATGCCGCCAGTGCGTCCTCGTCGTCACGCAGCCGGCGTGGCAACTCGGCGTCGACGAGCCTGCGGCCGGCGTCGGTGGGGCACAGCAGCACCACCCGACCGTCCCGCTCGGACTTCCTGCGCTCCAAGAGTCCACGCCGAGAAAGACTTTCGCTGATCTTGGTGATCGACGCGCCGCTGAGTGTCGTCGTCGAGACGACCTCGCTGGCACGCAGCGGCCGCCGGGCGCGCACCAGCGCACCGAGGACGTCGAACTCCGATCGACCGATCCCGTGCTCCTCGAGATTGCGGTCGAGTTGGGCGTTGGAGATCGCGGCGATGCGCTGAACCCGACCGAGTACGCCGATGGGCGCGACGTCGACGTCGGGAAAGGCCTGTGCCCACTCGTCGATGATCCGGTCGACCAGGTCGCGCGGACCCGCATCCCGGGCGGCGTCTGCGGCATCGGTCACGCGGCTCATCGTAGCCCCGCCCACATATTTCACTAGTAAAATAGTGATAAAGTAGTTCCATGTCCACGGCTTCCCCCTACCTCGACCTGCCCGCTCGTCCCTCTCGCCGGGCCGCACTGCGCCATGCGGTCAGCGTTCGGGCGTGGCGGGACGCGTTGTCGGTGGACACCAGCCGGATCGGCTACGCCGCTCCACTACGGGTGGGCATGGCCGTCGGAGTGGTCCTGGTGATCGGCGGACTGACCGGCCATCGGGACATCGCCGGCCTCGCCGCCCTCGGCACCTTGATCTCAGCGTTCTGCCGGCCCGATCCCTATCCGGTGCGCGCCGGCCGGCTGGGCGTGCTTGCCGTTGCGATCACCACGGCCGTCGGCATCGGCGCCGCGCTCGGCGCATTCTCCGCGCCGTTGGTGGTCGAGATCGGCGTCATCTCGGCCCTCGCCGGAGCCGCCGCCTATCTGGTGTCGGCACTGCACATCGTCGGCCCGGGAGGCATCATCTTCGTCTTCGCGGCGACCGGCGCGGCCGGCTTCGCGGGCGACCTCACCGATGTCGGCCGGGCTGTCGCGGCCACCGCCCTGGGCTCGGTGATCGGCATGTTCGCCGCGTCGGCACCCTGGCTGATCGCGATGTCGACTCGTCGGGGCCGCGCCGGGATCACCGAATCGGCCACACGGGAATCGCTGTGGACGCAGCTGTGCGGAGGTCACTCCTCGCACACCCGACGCCATCTGCTGATCTCGGCAGCACGCATCACGGTGGCCGCCGCGGCGGCAGCGGGCGTCGCCGCGGCAGCCGGGCTCGCGCACCCGATGTGGGCCGCGATGGGCGCAATGGCCGCCATGCAGGGCGTGAGCTATCACCACACGGTCAGTCGCGGGGTGGCCCGGCTACTCGGCAACATCGGCGGCGCGGCGATCGCCGCGGTGTTGCTCGCGCTGCCCCTCGGCTATTGGGGCGCGGTGGCGGCGATCGTGGTCCTGCAGACCTGCGCGGAGGTCTTCTCCACCGTCAACTATGCGATCTGTTCACTGGCGGTGACGCCGATGGCATTGCTGCTCACCGGCCTCGGCGCAGGCCTGTCACCGGAGATGGCGGTGGATCGAGTACTCGACACCGGCATCGGCATCGTCGTGGGAATCGTGGTCGCCGCGCTCGCCATCACCTCGCGTGACCTGCACACAACAGGAAACTGAACCGAGTTTTCACGTACGTCACATTGGCGCAACGATGCGGGTACCTGTCACTCATAGCTTCGTATCGCTCGTACAACGCCCCGGCCCGACCACGACACCCAGTCGACGATCCGGGGCACGAACCCAGGAGTACCCCATGAGTGGCAGCATGTCGCGCCGTCAGGCCATCGAGGCCGTGACCACCTACGAGATGGAGACCGATGGCTTCCCCGAGCCGTTGGCCGACACCTTCGGCCGCAACGTCTTCACCCTGTCGGTGATGAAATCGCGTCTCCCCAAGCACGTGTTCAAGGCCGTCTCGGCCACCATCGACAAGGGCGCGCCGCTGGACCCAACTCTCGCCGACTACGTCGCCTCGGCGATGAAGGACTGGGCGATCGAGAAGGGCGCCTCGCACTACGCCCACGTCTTCTACCCGCTCACCGGGTTCACCGCCGAGAAGCACGACTCGTTCCTCGAGCCCGACGGTTCCGACGGTTCGCTCGCCGAATTCCAGGGCAAGACGCTGCTGCAGGGCGAGCCGGATGCGTCGTCGTTCCCCAATGGCGGTCTGCGCGGCACCTTCGAGGCCCGCGGCTACACCGGGTGGGATGTCACCAGCCCCGCCTACATTCTCGAGAACCCCAACGGCAACACGCTGTGCATTCCCACGATCTTCATCTCGTGGACCGGTGAGGCCCTCGACAAGAAGACCCCGCTCCTGCGCAGCCAGCAGGCCATGAGCAAGCAGGCCATGCGACTGCTGAAGTTGTTCGGCCACAAGGACGTCGACACCGTCGTCTCGTATGCCGGAGCCGAGCAGGAGTACTTCCTGATCGACCGTCACTTCTACTTCGCCCGCCCCGATCTGATGACCGCCAACCGCACCCTGTTCGGCGCCAAGCCGTCCAAGGGCCAGGAGTTCGACGACCACTACTTCGGATCCATCCCGGATCGGGTGCTGGCGTTCATGATCGAGCTCGACCGCGAGTTGTTCAAGCAGGGCATCCCGGCCAAGACGCGGCACAACGAGGTTGCGCCCGGCCAGTTCGAGCTGGCGCCGGTGTTCGAGAAGTCCAACCTCGCCCATGACCACCAGCAACTGATGATGACCACGATGAAGAAGGTCGCCGAACGCTACGGCATGGTGTGCCTGATCCACGAAAAGCCCTTCGCCGGCGTCAACGGCTCGGGCAAGCACGTCAACTTCTCGCTGGGCAACAACAATCAGGGCAACCTGCTCAATCCGGGTGACACCCCGCATGAGAACGAGCAGTTCCTGGTGTTCTGCGCGGCCATCATCCGCGGTGTGCACAAGTACGGCGGCCTGCTGCGTTCGTCGGTCGCCTCGGCGTCCAACGACCACCGGCTCGGCGCCAACGAGGCACCGCCCGCGATCATCTCGATCTTCCTCGGCGAGCAGCTCGCCGACGTCTTCGACCAGATCGCCAAGGGCGGCGCCAAGGAGAGCAAGCAGACCGGCGTCCTCGAACTCGGCGTCGACACCCTGCCCCCGCTCAAGGCGGACGCGGGCGATCGCAACCGCACCAGCCCGTTCGCCTTCACCGGCAACCGTTTCGAGTTCCGTGCGCCCGGCTCCAACCAGTCGATCGCCGACCCGATGGTCGCCATCAACGCGATGCTCGCCGACTCACTGGACTACGTGTGCACCTTCCTGGAGACAGAGACCGCAGCGGGTACGAAGTTCGATGCGGCAGTGCAGAAGTTGCTCGAGGCGATCGTCACCGATCACGGCAAGGTCGTGTTCAACGGTGACGGTTACTCCGATGCCTGGCAGGAGGAGGCGGCCGCTCGCGGACTGCTGAACCTGCGGACCACCGTCGACGCGATGGCCCAGCTCGACGAGCCGGAGATCAAGGAGTTGATGTCCAAGTACGGCATCCTGTCCGAGCGGGAACTCAAGGCCCGCAAGGAGGTCGTGCTCGAGCAGTACGCGCTTGCGCTGCTGGTCGAGGCCAAGGAAACACTGGAGATCGCCAAGACGATGATCCTGCCGGCCGCGACCCGCTACATGGGCGAGTTGGCGTCCACCGCGGCGAGCCTGAAGGCCGCGGGCATCGACATGGAAACCCCAGCGTTGTTGACGATGACCACCTCGGTCAAGGCGCTCAACAAGAAGATGGACGCCCTCGAGGAGGCCATCGCCGGATTCCACGGCGACACCGTCGAAGCGGAATCGGAATACGCGCTCACCTCGCTGATCCCGCCGATGGCCGAGGTCCGGATCGCGTCGGACAAGCTCGAGACCATCGTCGCCGACGATCTGTGGCCGCTGCCCACCTACAACGAGATGCTCACGATCCTGTGATCGGCTCGTACTGAGCCACCTCGTATCGATCCACTCTGCAGCCCTCACGTGCCCGCCGGGATTCGTTCTCGGCGGGCACGTGTGTATTCACCGGTCGGGGCCGTAGATTCGAGGTATGGACGAGGCGCGGATCGGGCTGGGGCGGCTGGTGCTCGCCCTCGACGCGACGCTCGTGACGCTGGCGGAGGCACCGCGGGGTCTCGACGTGACCGTCGGATCGGTGGCGTTGCTCGATCCCGACGATCTACGTCTGCCGTTGGGTGCGGCCGCGCGCGGCGCCGACGTGTTCCTGATGGTCGGCGCATCCGAAGCCGATGTGGTGCAGTGGCTTCCGACGATCGCCGCCGCACCACCGACTGCGGTGATGCTCAAATCGCCCGGCTCGGGGGTGACCGCGACGCTCGCCGCAGCGGGGATAGCCGTCATCGACGTCGACCCGCACGCCCGGTGGGAGCGGATCTACCAGTTGTTGATTCGCGTCCTCGACACCGCGGCAGGTGTCGGGGACCCTGATGCATTGGCGTCCGGGGCGTGGGCGTCGGGGACCAGCGGCGACCTGTTCGAACTCGCCGCCGAGGTGGCCCGACGTACTCACGGCCTGGTTAGCATCGAGGATCAACGTTCACATGTGTTGGCCTACAGTCGCGCCGGTGACGAGGCCGACGAGCTGCGGCGATTGTCGATTCTCGGCCGCGAGGGGCCGCCGGAGATGTTGGCGTGGCTGCGTCAGTGGGGTGTGATGGACGCCCTGCGCACCTCGCACGGCGTCGTGCGGGTGGCCGCGCGCACCGACCTGGGTCTACGGCCGCGGATGGCTGCGCCCATCCGATCCGGTCCGGACTTCCTGGGAGTCGTCTGGCTGCAGCAGGGTGACTCGGAGTTCGCCACGGACGCCGAGACCATCCTTCGTGGGGCGGCTGCCGTTGCGGCACGGGTCATCTCACGACGTCGGGCGGCGGGGACCGGTCACGACGAGATCGTTCGGCGGCTCCTCGGCGCACACGGTGAGAGTATCGATGCGGGATATCTGGGGGCACAACTCGGCATCGCGTCCGACGCGTCGGTGATCGTCGTCGGCTTCGCCGGCCGCGAGCCGACCGACGGTGAGATGGCGGGTTCGGGCATCCCGGCGGGTGTCGTGTCGGCATTGACATTGCACGCCAGCGCTTTGCGGCCGCTGTCGGTGACCACCACGCTCGGGGCACGTGCCTACGTGGTGCTGCCGGGCGACGGGCCGGAGGCGAACGGCCCCGGGGTCGAGTCGGTACTGGCGTGGGCCCATTCGGCGGTCGAGGCCGCCGACCGGCAATTTCAGACATCGGTACGCGCCGTCGTCGCCGGACCGGCAGCAGGACTGTCCGAAGTCCCCGAGCTACGCCGACTTGCCGATCGGGTTCTCGATGCGGCACAACGGGAGTCCGACCTCATCGACCCGGTGACGACGGTGTCGGCATCCCAGACCGGGGTGCTGCTCGGCGAGATCGTCGCGCTGCTCTCGGCCAACCCCGACCTGATCGACAGACGCGTCGTCGAACTCGCCGACCGCGACACCGATTCCGGCGGCGATCTCACCGCGTCACTGCGCGCCTATCTCGATCATTTCGGCGACGTCCGCGCCGCATCCGAAGCACTCCACATCCACCCGAATACGTTGCGCTACCGCATCCGTCGCATTCGAGACCTCACCGACATGGACCTCGACGACCCCGCCACCCGACTGGTGGTGGCGCTGTCACTTCGCGCCCGGTAGACGTCGGACGCCTGCCTCCGATGGTCCAGGCGCTCACCCGCGCTGGTCGAGGACTTTCCCCCGATGGTCGAGGTGCCTTTTCATGGTGGTCGAGGTGCGACGAGCGCTAGCGAGGAGCCTCGAGATCCGGTGAGCCACAGCTGGTTCCACCCCACAGCAAAACCCCGTCACCGCGGGAAAGTAACAATCACCTGCCCCGTCCGCCGACTCCGCCACTCCACCCTCCGATCCAGAAGGAGCGTCGGCACCCACTCGGCAAGATGCTTGCGTTGGTGATCAGCCCGACACAGCGGGATCAGATCACCGAGCACCGTCCAGCCACCGGCCTCGGGGTCGGCATGGTTGAACGGTCGCCAATGGTCGAGGTCGCACAGGTGCGACGGCATCCCGCAGTACGGGTATCGGCACCACGCATCGTTCGCCAACACCTCAGCGCGCAACTTCGCGCTGGGTGCATAGGTCAATGCCCCAGGTGGTGGCACGGTGTGACCGCCGTGTCCGGTCGGATCCGCCGGTGGGGCTTGGGGTCGGTCGGAGATCTGCGGGATCAATGGTCCAGCCGCACGTACGGATTCGGGGTAGTGGATGGTCTTCGCTATCTCGGCGAGGGTGATGGCGTAGTCGGGGTCGATGGGTCCGTATCCCTGCAACCGGGGCACCAGTACACCGTCGGGGTCAGTGACCACCGTCAACACGGGTGCCCCGGGTACGACCAGGGCCCGCCCGAACGCCACCGGCACCTCATCCGGGGTGGGCTCATCCATGGGGTCGGGGATCTGGGGTTCGACGACCGGCTCCACCGACTCGACGTCGGGCGCATCGGCATCGATAGGTTCCGGTAGCAAGTCGTCCCACGCTGCCGCGTCCGCAGCGTCGGCGGGTGTTTCCGCCGACTCGTCGCGGGCAGCACCGCCTTTCGCGCAGGTCTCCAAGCCGCATGCGCAGTCGAGGTGCGCTCCGGGCACGCCGGTGATCTCACCGAGGGCGATCACCCGCAGCGACCCCACGCGACGCGGGTCCTTGCGGCAGGTCCGTTCATCGACCAGCGCGTTGATCTGGGTGGTGAGGAACACCCCGTAATGGGCGGGCACAACCGCATCCAAGGTGGAGTGCCCCGCGACATCGGGGGTGATGGTGACGTTTCCCACCAGATCGGTGATGGTGTCGCGGTCCTCGATCACACTGTCGGGGTTCATCGAAATCAACGCGGCATCGAGTTGCTGGGACAGCACCGGGTCGGTCGTTGCCCGGGACCCGTAGTCCAAGACGATCTCCTCGAACGACATCCCGGACTCGTCATCGTCGGTGTCGGTGTCGCTGTCGGTGGTGTCGATATCCCCGCCACGCTGCGCGGCGCGCGCCATGATCGACACCCGATTCGTCGACAGTTCCCCATTCAAATAGGCGGCACGGATCAGCGGGAACTTCTCCAACAGATCCGCCAACGCCACCCAACTCCCGGCCTTGCTACGGGAGACCTTGAACTGCAACGACACCTCGGCCCGGCCGAGTCTCTCGGCATGCTCGACCACCGAACCCCACACACCGGCCTCAGGCCGACCGGCCAGATGCTCACGAAACACCCTCTCCGCCAACGCGGCAGCAGCCAGCACCGTCCGGGCCTCGTACTTACGCGATTGACGCAACAACTCAGGGCCGGTCTCGGTGAGCTCATCCCGCGACATCGATGCGATCGCGGAAGCATCGGCATCCGGATCGGTGAACGTCAACGTCGTCGACACCAGAAACCTCCCTCCCGCGATCGGACTTGATGAGAACAAGCGTACGAAGGGGTACCGACAAAACCGGCCCGACGAACGCGCGGCTCCAGAAATCTGTGGACAACTATCTTTCCACTCGTCGAGTGGGCGTCGATGTGGTTGCGATACTTGTCATCTCACCGGGTCTCGAGGCTCGCCGCACGCGGCTCACACCTCGACCACCGGGGGAAGCGGCAAGCATCGGTCAGGAAACGCTCCGTCGTTCTACTCCGGGGCTTTCCATCCGATGGTCGAGGTGCCGAGGAGCGATAGCGACGAGCCTCGAGCCCCCGCTCGCCGACAGGCGTCCGCACCAACCGCCGAGCTGGAACCAGCGTCGCTGCAAGCGGTCTCGAGGCTCGCCGCACGCGGCTCGCACCTCGACCATCGGGGGGGGGGAGGGCGACAATCGGTCAGAAAACGCGCCGTCGTTCTACTCCGGACTCTTCCATCCGATGGACGAGGCCTCGAGACCCCGCTCGCCGACAGGTCCGCACCACCCGCCGAACCGAACCAGCACCGGCACAAGCGGTCTCGAGGCTCGCCGCACGCGGCTCGCACCTCGACCATCGAGGGGAGGGGCGAGCGTCGGGTGATAGAAGCGCTGGACGAACGGGGGAAGGGGCAAGCGTCGGTCAGGAAATGCGCCGTCGTTCTACCCCGGGCCCTTTCCATCCGATGGTCGAGGTGCCGAGGAGCGCCAGCGACGAGCCTCGAGACCCCTCTCGCTGATCAGGTTTCCGCGCCACCGGAGGAAAGCGCGGCGTGCTACTCCCGTAGGACGGCTTCGAAGGCGATGCGGTCGCCGCGGTAGAGGGAACGGACCTTTTCGATCGGGCGGCCGTCGGGGTCGAGAGATCGTCTGTGCAACAGGATCATCGGCATGGATGTCGTCGTTTCGAGGAGCGCCGCCTCGCGCGGAGAGGCGAGCGCCGTCTCGATCCGCTCGTGGGCGGATGCGAACTCGACCCCGGTCGCACGGACTGCCGCATAGAGAGAGGTGGCGGGGTCGAAGGTGGTCAAGAAGTCGCTGAAGCGATCGACGG
Encoded proteins:
- a CDS encoding HNH endonuclease signature motif containing protein, with protein sequence MSTTLTFTDPDADASAIASMSRDELTETGPELLRQSRKYEARTVLAAAALAERVFREHLAGRPEAGVWGSVVEHAERLGRAEVSLQFKVSRSKAGSWVALADLLEKFPLIRAAYLNGELSTNRVSIMARAAQRGGDIDTTDSDTDTDDDESGMSFEEIVLDYGSRATTDPVLSQQLDAALISMNPDSVIEDRDTITDLVGNVTITPDVAGHSTLDAVVPAHYGVFLTTQINALVDERTCRKDPRRVGSLRVIALGEITGVPGAHLDCACGLETCAKGGAARDESAETPADAADAAAWDDLLPEPIDADAPDVESVEPVVEPQIPDPMDEPTPDEVPVAFGRALVVPGAPVLTVVTDPDGVLVPRLQGYGPIDPDYAITLAEIAKTIHYPESVRAAGPLIPQISDRPQAPPADPTGHGGHTVPPPGALTYAPSAKLRAEVLANDAWCRYPYCGMPSHLCDLDHWRPFNHADPEAGGWTVLGDLIPLCRADHQRKHLAEWVPTLLLDRRVEWRSRRTGQVIVTFPR
- a CDS encoding PucR family transcriptional regulator; translation: MDEARIGLGRLVLALDATLVTLAEAPRGLDVTVGSVALLDPDDLRLPLGAAARGADVFLMVGASEADVVQWLPTIAAAPPTAVMLKSPGSGVTATLAAAGIAVIDVDPHARWERIYQLLIRVLDTAAGVGDPDALASGAWASGTSGDLFELAAEVARRTHGLVSIEDQRSHVLAYSRAGDEADELRRLSILGREGPPEMLAWLRQWGVMDALRTSHGVVRVAARTDLGLRPRMAAPIRSGPDFLGVVWLQQGDSEFATDAETILRGAAAVAARVISRRRAAGTGHDEIVRRLLGAHGESIDAGYLGAQLGIASDASVIVVGFAGREPTDGEMAGSGIPAGVVSALTLHASALRPLSVTTTLGARAYVVLPGDGPEANGPGVESVLAWAHSAVEAADRQFQTSVRAVVAGPAAGLSEVPELRRLADRVLDAAQRESDLIDPVTTVSASQTGVLLGEIVALLSANPDLIDRRVVELADRDTDSGGDLTASLRAYLDHFGDVRAASEALHIHPNTLRYRIRRIRDLTDMDLDDPATRLVVALSLRAR
- a CDS encoding glutamine synthetase III, whose product is MSGSMSRRQAIEAVTTYEMETDGFPEPLADTFGRNVFTLSVMKSRLPKHVFKAVSATIDKGAPLDPTLADYVASAMKDWAIEKGASHYAHVFYPLTGFTAEKHDSFLEPDGSDGSLAEFQGKTLLQGEPDASSFPNGGLRGTFEARGYTGWDVTSPAYILENPNGNTLCIPTIFISWTGEALDKKTPLLRSQQAMSKQAMRLLKLFGHKDVDTVVSYAGAEQEYFLIDRHFYFARPDLMTANRTLFGAKPSKGQEFDDHYFGSIPDRVLAFMIELDRELFKQGIPAKTRHNEVAPGQFELAPVFEKSNLAHDHQQLMMTTMKKVAERYGMVCLIHEKPFAGVNGSGKHVNFSLGNNNQGNLLNPGDTPHENEQFLVFCAAIIRGVHKYGGLLRSSVASASNDHRLGANEAPPAIISIFLGEQLADVFDQIAKGGAKESKQTGVLELGVDTLPPLKADAGDRNRTSPFAFTGNRFEFRAPGSNQSIADPMVAINAMLADSLDYVCTFLETETAAGTKFDAAVQKLLEAIVTDHGKVVFNGDGYSDAWQEEAAARGLLNLRTTVDAMAQLDEPEIKELMSKYGILSERELKARKEVVLEQYALALLVEAKETLEIAKTMILPAATRYMGELASTAASLKAAGIDMETPALLTMTTSVKALNKKMDALEEAIAGFHGDTVEAESEYALTSLIPPMAEVRIASDKLETIVADDLWPLPTYNEMLTIL